In the Leptotrichia sp. oral taxon 847 genome, one interval contains:
- a CDS encoding sucrose-specific PTS transporter subunit IIBC produces the protein MAKSYEEIAKEVVEAVGGRENIRSFAHCATRLRIMVNDENKIDKEKVDNIEKVKGTMFTSGQYQIIFGTGTVNKVFEAVQGLGGVSETSVSDMKKEAAQQGSIIQRISRTFGDIFVPIIPVLVATGLFMGLRGLLTNENLLKLLGMTPDSINPNFLLYTQVLTDTAFVILPALVAWSAFKVFGGSPVLGIVLGSMLISTSLPNAYQVASGDAHPIMFFKFIPVVGYQGTVLPALFVGMIGAKLEQRLRKVVPDALDLLVTPFLVFLIMSTLGLFIIGPVFHSLETYILKGTEWILALPFGLAGIVIGGLQQLIVVTGVHHVFNFLEIQLLAKDGFNKFNPLLSAAVAGQFGAVLAVGVKTKDVKLKALALPSALSAALGITEPAIYGVNLIKGKGKPFLMGLAGGATGGFLASIFGLKASGMAVTVIPGIYYS, from the coding sequence ATGGCTAAAAGTTACGAAGAAATAGCTAAAGAAGTAGTTGAAGCCGTCGGCGGAAGAGAAAATATCCGTTCATTTGCGCATTGTGCGACAAGACTTAGAATAATGGTAAATGACGAAAATAAAATAGATAAAGAAAAAGTCGACAATATCGAAAAGGTAAAAGGAACAATGTTTACTTCAGGACAGTACCAAATTATTTTTGGAACTGGAACGGTAAATAAAGTTTTCGAAGCGGTTCAAGGACTTGGAGGAGTCAGCGAAACATCTGTTTCAGATATGAAGAAAGAAGCGGCTCAGCAAGGTAGCATAATTCAAAGAATTTCAAGAACATTCGGAGATATATTTGTACCAATTATTCCAGTTTTGGTTGCAACTGGTCTGTTTATGGGACTTCGTGGATTACTTACAAATGAAAATTTATTGAAATTATTGGGAATGACACCAGATAGCATAAATCCAAATTTTTTATTGTATACACAAGTATTGACTGATACAGCATTTGTAATATTACCAGCATTAGTTGCTTGGTCTGCATTTAAAGTTTTTGGAGGATCGCCTGTATTAGGAATCGTTTTAGGTTCAATGTTAATAAGCACTTCGTTGCCAAATGCATATCAAGTGGCATCAGGAGATGCACATCCAATAATGTTCTTTAAATTTATCCCAGTAGTTGGATATCAAGGGACAGTTTTACCAGCGCTATTCGTTGGAATGATTGGAGCAAAATTAGAACAAAGATTGAGAAAAGTTGTACCAGATGCATTAGATTTACTAGTTACACCATTTTTAGTATTTTTAATAATGAGCACATTGGGATTATTTATAATAGGACCAGTATTCCATTCACTAGAAACTTATATTTTAAAAGGAACAGAATGGATTTTAGCACTTCCTTTTGGACTTGCAGGAATCGTAATTGGAGGACTTCAACAATTAATAGTTGTTACAGGAGTTCACCATGTATTTAATTTCTTGGAAATTCAATTACTTGCAAAAGATGGGTTTAATAAATTTAATCCATTGTTGTCAGCAGCAGTTGCAGGACAATTTGGAGCAGTTTTGGCAGTTGGAGTTAAAACTAAAGATGTAAAATTAAAAGCATTGGCATTGCCATCAGCGTTATCAGCTGCATTAGGAATTACAGAACCAGCAATTTATGGGGTAAATTTAATTAAAGGAAAAGGGAAACCATTTTTGATGGGACTTGCAGGTGGAGCTACAGGTGGATTTCTAGCTTCAATTTTTGGACTTAAAGCTTCAGGAATGGCTGTAACTGTAATACCAGGAATTTATTATTCTTAA
- a CDS encoding Glu/Leu/Phe/Val family dehydrogenase — protein MAKETLNPFEIAQKQIKSACDKLNADPAVYEILKNPQRVLEVSFPVKMDDGSIKTFTGYRSQHNNAVGPYKGGLRFHPGVTRDEVKALSTWMTFKCSVAGIPYGGGKGGMAIDPKDYSKGELERISKGFAKAISPVIGEKVDIPAPDVNTNGQIMSWMVEAYEEKVGRSAKGIFTGKPLEFGGSLARTEATGYGVNLNAKKALKKLGIDIKGATYAVQGFGNVGFYTAYYAHKDGAKIVAFSNTDVAIYNENGIDMEKVIKDFEENGRIIENKGYGKDITNAELLELEVDVLAPCALENQITSENADKVKAKIVAEGANGPTTPEADEILFKKGITVIPDILANSGGVVVSYFEWVQNLQSYYWSFDEVQQKEDALLSKAFEDVWEIADEYKVDLRNAAYMKSIDTISKAMKVRGWY, from the coding sequence ATGGCAAAAGAAACATTAAATCCGTTTGAAATTGCACAAAAACAGATTAAATCAGCTTGTGATAAATTAAATGCAGATCCAGCTGTGTATGAAATTTTAAAAAATCCTCAGAGAGTGTTGGAAGTATCATTTCCAGTAAAAATGGACGATGGAAGTATTAAAACGTTTACAGGTTACAGATCACAGCACAATAACGCAGTAGGACCTTATAAAGGTGGACTTAGATTTCACCCAGGTGTTACAAGAGATGAAGTAAAAGCTCTGTCTACTTGGATGACATTCAAATGCTCTGTTGCAGGAATCCCTTACGGTGGTGGAAAAGGTGGAATGGCAATAGATCCTAAAGATTACTCAAAAGGTGAATTAGAAAGAATTTCAAAAGGGTTTGCAAAAGCAATTTCACCAGTAATCGGAGAAAAAGTGGATATCCCCGCTCCAGATGTTAACACTAACGGACAAATTATGTCTTGGATGGTTGAGGCTTACGAAGAAAAAGTTGGAAGATCAGCGAAAGGAATTTTCACAGGAAAACCATTAGAATTTGGAGGTTCACTGGCTAGAACTGAAGCTACTGGATACGGAGTTAACTTAAATGCCAAAAAAGCACTTAAAAAATTAGGAATTGATATAAAAGGAGCAACTTACGCAGTTCAGGGATTTGGAAATGTAGGATTTTATACAGCTTATTACGCCCACAAAGACGGAGCAAAAATCGTAGCTTTCTCAAATACCGATGTTGCAATTTACAATGAAAATGGGATCGATATGGAAAAAGTCATCAAAGATTTTGAAGAAAATGGTCGTATCATTGAAAATAAAGGTTATGGAAAAGACATCACAAATGCCGAATTATTGGAATTGGAAGTTGATGTACTTGCACCTTGTGCACTAGAAAATCAAATTACTTCTGAAAATGCGGACAAAGTTAAAGCTAAAATTGTTGCAGAAGGAGCAAACGGACCTACTACTCCAGAAGCTGACGAAATTTTATTCAAAAAAGGAATTACAGTAATTCCTGATATACTTGCAAATTCAGGTGGAGTTGTAGTTTCATATTTTGAATGGGTACAAAACTTGCAAAGCTATTACTGGTCATTTGATGAAGTTCAACAAAAAGAAGATGCGCTATTATCAAAAGCATTTGAAGATGTGTGGGAAATAGCTGATGAATATAAAGTAGATCTAAGAAATGCAGCTTATATGAAGAGTATTGATACAATTTCTAAAGCAATGAAAGTAAGAGGTTGGTACTAA
- a CDS encoding sensor histidine kinase: protein MRVFGKIKFKNKIFFKLLSYFGLSLLVFSIVVGIFFYYVFRQNTILLHKKNLEERAIKISETLSDMWFSPRPKEFLKDGGGKMEKEKRKLPKPPDFPNAIGNLNNQNFQNGNSPKVEESPKIGEKKENNKNLHEIDEEQENSFRIFRSMKMIENIAMAEVWILDAKTRNIVQGEKNQSISYFKLPPNAEDTIKKALDGKVTTTENFNDYLSENSITVAVPIKNGTKIEGVVLLHSPIKYLSLSLKSGTYTLVLSIVIALFLASIAAIWLSASFTDPLNKIKNTTLELAKGNYEIKTDVKQSDEIGELAKSIDILALELDKSLKERKRFERMRQDFIANVSHELRTPITVIRGSIEAICDGIITDPAQLYEYNHQILADSIHMQGLINDLIDLTKLQNLDFSIREERISLNDIINDVVRSMKQISAKKNIKINFEMENPKENYLFRGDYQRIRQMIIIVVDNAIKFSKENQKIDILLKTVGNKYELKIVDTGKGINSENIGEIFNRYHKSDCEENKNGMGLGLAIAKEIAQRHNILINVESEPNVKTIFTFFIKKLKI from the coding sequence ATGAGAGTTTTTGGGAAAATAAAGTTTAAAAATAAAATATTTTTTAAACTGCTTTCTTATTTTGGTTTATCACTTCTTGTGTTTTCAATTGTAGTGGGGATTTTCTTTTATTATGTCTTTCGACAAAATACTATTTTGTTGCATAAAAAGAATTTGGAAGAACGAGCCATAAAAATATCAGAGACTTTGTCGGATATGTGGTTTTCCCCAAGACCTAAGGAGTTTTTAAAAGACGGCGGGGGAAAAATGGAAAAGGAAAAAAGGAAGCTTCCAAAGCCTCCTGATTTTCCAAATGCAATCGGAAATTTAAATAATCAAAATTTTCAAAATGGCAATTCTCCAAAAGTAGAAGAGAGTCCTAAAATAGGTGAAAAGAAAGAAAATAATAAAAATTTACATGAGATTGACGAAGAGCAGGAAAATAGTTTTAGAATTTTTAGAAGTATGAAAATGATTGAAAATATTGCGATGGCAGAAGTGTGGATTTTGGATGCAAAGACAAGAAATATAGTACAGGGAGAAAAGAATCAGTCAATTTCTTATTTTAAACTTCCTCCAAATGCTGAAGATACTATAAAAAAAGCATTGGATGGAAAAGTTACAACTACTGAAAATTTTAATGATTATTTGAGCGAAAATTCGATAACCGTTGCAGTTCCCATAAAGAATGGTACAAAGATTGAAGGGGTGGTTCTCTTGCACTCTCCTATAAAATATTTGTCTCTTTCTTTGAAAAGTGGAACTTACACTCTTGTTCTAAGTATAGTCATCGCGTTGTTTTTGGCAAGTATTGCGGCAATTTGGCTGTCTGCAAGTTTTACAGATCCGCTTAATAAAATAAAAAATACTACTTTGGAACTTGCAAAGGGGAATTATGAAATTAAAACAGACGTGAAACAGAGCGATGAAATAGGGGAATTGGCTAAAAGTATTGATATTCTTGCACTGGAATTGGATAAGAGCTTAAAAGAGCGCAAGAGATTTGAGAGAATGAGACAAGATTTTATAGCAAATGTATCTCATGAGTTAAGAACACCAATAACTGTTATAAGAGGCTCTATAGAGGCCATTTGTGATGGAATTATAACGGATCCTGCTCAGCTTTATGAATATAACCATCAAATTTTGGCAGACAGCATTCATATGCAAGGGTTGATAAATGATTTAATTGATTTGACGAAATTACAAAATTTGGATTTTTCAATAAGAGAAGAAAGAATAAGTCTGAATGACATTATAAATGATGTGGTGAGAAGCATGAAACAAATTTCTGCCAAAAAAAATATAAAAATCAATTTTGAGATGGAAAATCCCAAAGAAAATTATTTATTTCGAGGAGATTATCAAAGAATCAGGCAAATGATAATAATTGTTGTCGATAACGCAATAAAATTTTCAAAAGAAAATCAAAAAATTGATATTCTTTTGAAAACAGTTGGAAATAAATATGAATTAAAAATTGTCGATACAGGAAAAGGGATTAATTCTGAAAATATTGGAGAAATTTTTAATCGCTATCATAAGTCAGACTGTGAAGAAAACAAAAACGGAATGGGACTTGGACTTGCAATAGCAAAAGAAATAGCACAAAGACATAACATTTTAATAAATGTCGAAAGTGAACCAAATGTTAAGACAATATTTACATTTTTTATAAAAAAATTGAAAATTTGA
- a CDS encoding Fur family transcriptional regulator produces the protein MHVENVGEYLKGNGIKPSIQRMKIFQYLLDHHTHPTVDDIFKNLSSEMPTLSKTTVYNTLNIFVKNHIVQEIVIEENEVRYDVVTQSHGHFKCKSCGAILDFDADLSKFDLSSLGDVEVEEMHFYLKGICSKCLKNKN, from the coding sequence ATGCACGTAGAGAATGTAGGTGAGTATTTAAAAGGAAATGGTATAAAACCCTCTATCCAAAGAATGAAGATATTTCAATATCTGTTGGATCATCATACACATCCGACAGTTGATGATATTTTTAAAAATTTATCGTCTGAAATGCCGACTTTATCAAAGACTACAGTTTATAATACACTGAATATATTTGTGAAAAATCATATTGTTCAGGAAATTGTAATAGAAGAGAATGAAGTCAGATATGACGTAGTAACCCAAAGTCATGGTCATTTTAAATGTAAAAGTTGTGGAGCAATTTTGGACTTTGATGCGGATTTATCAAAATTTGATTTATCGTCATTAGGTGATGTGGAAGTAGAGGAAATGCATTTTTATCTAAAAGGCATTTGTTCTAAATGTTTAAAAAATAAAAATTAA
- a CDS encoding ferritin — translation MKLNNELKELLNAQVNMEIEAAYQYKAMSAYFEGRQLEGFAKWMDAQVKEELEHSKKFYDYLLKREGKIEYSALNKPKADFSSVKEVFEVALAHEQKVTASIENIYKVARNLGDFGVENFLDFFIEEQEEEEESVQKVIDKITLLNVDNKNVELYLLDKEMGERK, via the coding sequence ATGAAATTAAACAACGAATTAAAAGAATTATTAAATGCACAAGTAAATATGGAAATTGAGGCAGCATATCAATATAAAGCGATGTCAGCTTATTTTGAAGGAAGACAATTAGAGGGATTTGCAAAGTGGATGGATGCACAAGTAAAAGAAGAATTGGAACATTCTAAAAAATTCTATGATTATCTTTTAAAAAGAGAAGGAAAAATTGAATATTCTGCGTTAAATAAACCTAAAGCTGATTTTTCTTCAGTAAAAGAAGTATTCGAAGTGGCATTAGCACACGAACAAAAGGTTACAGCATCTATTGAAAATATTTACAAAGTTGCAAGAAATTTGGGTGATTTTGGAGTAGAAAACTTTTTAGATTTCTTTATCGAAGAACAGGAAGAAGAAGAAGAAAGTGTACAAAAAGTAATTGATAAAATCACTTTGTTAAATGTTGACAACAAAAATGTTGAGTTATATTTATTGGATAAAGAAATGGGAGAAAGAAAATAA
- a CDS encoding IS256 family transposase, with amino-acid sequence MTKKKIDNEIFKTLIEDYNIKDTNDIKDMLKDLLSGTIQTMLEAEIEHELGYAKHSMKDKTTSNARNGHSKKTVRSEYGNLDLDIPRDRNAEFEPQIIPKYQREITGIEGQILSLYAKGMSNRDIEDHLNNLYGIDVSPSMISKITDKIIPEIREWQSRQLEDVYPIVFMDAIHYSVRKDGVVVKKAVYLAIGIDKEGRKEVLGFWIGENESSKYWLNVLNELKNRGVQDILIMSVDNLKGFSEAISSVFPKTEIQKCVVHQIRNSIRYISYKDVREFTSDLKEMYNAPTLEQAEFKLDELEEKWGKKYMAVINSWRSNWNELTTYFKYDTKIRKLIYTTNPIESLNRQLRKYTKTKSLYPTDEALMKSVYLSLKEATRKWTGRIPGWGEIYSQLSIYFEGRI; translated from the coding sequence ATGACTAAAAAGAAAATTGACAACGAAATTTTTAAAACACTGATTGAGGATTACAATATTAAAGATACTAATGATATTAAGGATATGCTTAAGGATTTGCTTTCGGGTACTATCCAAACCATGCTTGAAGCTGAAATTGAGCATGAACTGGGGTATGCTAAACATTCTATGAAAGATAAGACTACTTCTAATGCTAGAAATGGACATTCCAAGAAAACTGTTAGAAGTGAGTATGGCAATCTTGATTTAGATATTCCTAGAGATAGAAATGCTGAGTTTGAGCCTCAAATCATCCCTAAATATCAAAGAGAAATTACTGGCATTGAAGGACAGATTCTTTCTCTTTATGCTAAAGGAATGAGCAATAGAGATATCGAGGACCATCTCAATAATCTTTATGGAATTGATGTTTCGCCATCTATGATCAGTAAAATTACAGATAAAATTATACCTGAAATTAGGGAATGGCAGTCTAGACAGCTTGAGGATGTATACCCAATAGTTTTTATGGATGCTATCCATTACAGCGTAAGAAAAGATGGAGTTGTTGTTAAAAAGGCGGTATATTTAGCTATAGGAATAGATAAGGAAGGGCGAAAGGAGGTCTTAGGATTTTGGATAGGAGAAAATGAATCAAGCAAGTACTGGCTAAATGTTTTAAATGAATTAAAAAACAGAGGAGTTCAGGATATACTAATTATGTCTGTTGATAATTTAAAAGGGTTCAGCGAAGCAATATCTTCGGTGTTCCCTAAGACAGAAATTCAAAAATGTGTGGTTCATCAAATTAGAAACAGCATAAGATACATATCTTACAAAGATGTAAGGGAATTTACATCAGACTTAAAAGAAATGTACAATGCACCAACACTGGAACAGGCAGAGTTTAAACTGGATGAACTAGAAGAAAAATGGGGTAAAAAGTATATGGCAGTAATTAATTCCTGGAGAAGTAACTGGAATGAGTTGACAACATACTTTAAATATGATACAAAGATAAGAAAGCTGATATATACGACAAACCCGATAGAAAGCTTAAACAGACAATTAAGAAAGTATACGAAGACAAAATCACTTTATCCGACAGATGAAGCATTGATGAAGTCAGTATATTTAAGTTTAAAGGAAGCAACAAGGAAATGGACTGGAAGAATACCGGGCTGGGGAGAAATATATTCTCAGTTAAGTATTTATTTTGAAGGAAGGATTTAA
- a CDS encoding glycogen/starch/alpha-glucan phosphorylase, which yields MTIDKTELKNSITKELRRDFGKTIEEAHEYELYYAVSRAVLDYVVEKWYNTKKTYAKKQVKQTYYFSAEFLMGRFMGNNLINLRINDIIRETLEEFGVDINKLEDSEMDAGLGNGGLGRLAACFLDSLATLKLPGHGYGLRYKYGMFEQKIEDGFQVEYPDDWTKYGDPWSIKRMDRMFKVKFGGQIEVYKDEYGKDYYKMINTETVLAVPYDVPVVGYGNDTINTLRLWEARSPEGFDLKLFNDQTYLQASSKAVEAEDISRVLYPNDTKKDGKQLRLKQQYFFTSASLQDIVRRYKSIYGNDFSRFADKIAIQLNDTHPVVAIPELMRIFLDVEKLNWDESWNICKKVFAYTNHTILSEALEKWDIPLFQPLLPRIYQIIEEINRRFLLELQQKYPGDWKRINKMSIIGNGQIRMAWLAIVGSHKVNGVAALHTEILKNSELKEWNELYPEKFLNKTNGITQRRWLLKANPELAALITELIGDKWITDLYELKKLEKYLDDDNILNRVAQIKFNNKQKLADYIKETTGIEVDPNSIFDIQVKRLHEYKRQLLNVLHIMDLYNKLKENPYLDVEPRTFIFGAKAAAGYRRAKGIIKLINSIAEVINNDSSINGKIKVVFLENYRVSLAEKIFPAADVSEQISTASKEASGTGNMKFMLNGALTLGTMDGANVEIVEEVGMDNAFIFGLSAQEVEAYQANNEYNPYDEYMNVEGLKKVVDQLADGTYDDNHTGIFKELQNSLLYGVDGSRPDVYFLLKDFASYREAQNKLQNAFKDKREWTKKALKNIANAGKFSSDRTIAEYAKEIWNIEPVEVNDYID from the coding sequence ATGACAATTGATAAAACTGAATTAAAAAACAGTATTACCAAAGAATTAAGGAGAGATTTTGGAAAAACTATTGAGGAAGCTCATGAATATGAGTTATACTATGCTGTATCACGTGCAGTTTTAGACTATGTTGTAGAAAAATGGTACAACACAAAAAAAACTTATGCAAAAAAACAAGTAAAACAGACTTATTACTTTTCCGCTGAATTTTTAATGGGAAGATTTATGGGAAATAATTTGATCAATTTAAGAATCAATGACATCATTAGAGAAACTTTGGAAGAATTTGGTGTAGATATAAATAAACTAGAAGATTCTGAAATGGATGCTGGACTTGGAAATGGTGGACTTGGTAGACTTGCAGCCTGCTTTCTAGATTCACTTGCCACTTTAAAATTGCCAGGACACGGTTATGGACTTCGTTACAAATACGGAATGTTTGAACAAAAAATTGAAGATGGATTTCAAGTGGAATATCCTGACGATTGGACAAAATACGGCGATCCTTGGTCAATCAAAAGAATGGACAGAATGTTTAAAGTAAAATTTGGAGGACAAATTGAAGTTTATAAAGATGAATATGGAAAAGACTATTATAAAATGATAAATACTGAAACTGTTCTCGCAGTTCCTTATGATGTGCCTGTAGTCGGATATGGAAACGACACTATAAACACACTAAGATTGTGGGAAGCAAGATCGCCTGAAGGATTTGATCTAAAACTATTCAATGACCAAACTTATTTACAAGCTTCGTCAAAAGCGGTAGAAGCTGAAGATATTTCAAGGGTACTTTATCCAAATGACACTAAAAAAGATGGAAAACAATTGAGATTAAAACAGCAATATTTCTTTACTTCAGCATCATTGCAAGATATTGTAAGAAGATATAAATCAATCTACGGAAACGATTTCTCAAGATTCGCTGACAAAATTGCAATTCAATTGAATGATACACATCCAGTTGTTGCAATTCCTGAACTTATGAGAATTTTCTTAGATGTGGAAAAATTAAATTGGGACGAATCTTGGAACATCTGTAAAAAAGTATTTGCTTATACAAACCATACAATTTTATCAGAAGCACTAGAAAAATGGGATATTCCTTTATTCCAACCACTTTTACCAAGAATTTATCAAATTATTGAAGAAATTAACAGAAGATTTCTTCTTGAATTACAACAAAAATATCCAGGAGACTGGAAAAGAATTAACAAGATGTCAATCATTGGAAATGGACAGATTAGAATGGCGTGGCTTGCAATCGTAGGTTCACACAAAGTAAATGGAGTTGCTGCACTTCATACAGAAATTCTAAAAAATTCAGAATTAAAAGAGTGGAATGAATTATATCCTGAAAAATTCTTAAATAAGACAAACGGAATCACTCAAAGAAGATGGCTTCTAAAAGCAAATCCTGAGTTGGCTGCTTTAATTACAGAATTAATCGGAGATAAATGGATTACTGACTTATATGAACTTAAAAAATTGGAAAAATATTTAGATGACGACAACATCTTAAATAGAGTAGCACAAATTAAATTTAACAACAAACAAAAATTAGCAGATTATATAAAAGAAACAACAGGTATCGAAGTAGATCCAAATTCTATTTTTGATATTCAAGTAAAAAGATTACACGAATACAAAAGACAGCTTTTGAATGTTTTACATATTATGGATCTATACAATAAATTAAAAGAAAATCCATATTTAGATGTAGAACCTAGAACTTTCATTTTTGGTGCAAAAGCTGCCGCTGGATACAGAAGAGCCAAAGGAATTATCAAATTAATTAATTCTATTGCGGAAGTTATTAACAATGACTCATCTATCAACGGAAAAATTAAAGTTGTATTCTTAGAAAATTACAGAGTTTCACTTGCTGAAAAAATATTCCCTGCAGCAGATGTGTCAGAACAAATTTCAACTGCAAGTAAAGAAGCTTCAGGAACTGGAAATATGAAATTTATGTTAAACGGTGCATTGACACTTGGAACAATGGACGGAGCAAACGTAGAAATTGTTGAAGAAGTTGGAATGGACAATGCCTTTATCTTTGGACTTTCAGCTCAAGAAGTAGAAGCTTACCAAGCTAACAATGAATACAATCCTTACGATGAATATATGAATGTCGAAGGACTAAAAAAAGTTGTTGACCAGTTAGCAGATGGAACTTATGATGACAATCATACAGGTATATTCAAAGAATTACAAAATTCATTACTATACGGTGTAGACGGTTCGAGACCTGATGTTTATTTCTTATTAAAAGATTTTGCCTCTTACAGGGAAGCTCAAAATAAACTTCAAAATGCGTTTAAAGATAAGAGGGAATGGACTAAAAAAGCACTTAAAAATATTGCAAATGCTGGTAAATTTAGTTCAGACAGAACAATTGCAGAATATGCAAAAGAAATTTGGAACATTGAACCAGTTGAAGTTAATGATTATATTGACTAA
- the dapA gene encoding 4-hydroxy-tetrahydrodipicolinate synthase — MKFEGSYVALITPFKNNGTELDEDKLRELVNYHIENGTAGIVPCGTTGEAPTLTFAEHEKVIRIVVEEVKGRIQVIAGAGSNNTNRAIELTKYAKELGADAALSTCPYYNKPSQRGLYEHYKKIANDSKFPVMLYNVPGRTGTNIEPETIARLAEIPEIVAVKEATGSLEQMIKIQNLCGDKIEILSGEDHLILPMLSIGAKGVVSVVANIMPQEMSDLISSFLNKNFAKAFDLHTKLYDVSKNMFLEGNPVTVKAAMKILKMIDNDDVRLPLVSAEPKTYEKLTKVFGQKGIL; from the coding sequence ATGAAATTTGAAGGATCTTATGTAGCTCTAATTACACCATTTAAAAATAATGGAACCGAATTAGACGAAGATAAATTGCGTGAATTAGTAAATTATCACATTGAAAATGGGACAGCTGGAATTGTGCCTTGTGGGACGACTGGAGAAGCGCCTACACTTACATTTGCTGAGCATGAAAAAGTTATTAGAATTGTTGTGGAAGAAGTGAAAGGAAGAATACAAGTTATTGCCGGAGCTGGTTCAAATAACACAAATAGAGCAATAGAACTTACAAAGTATGCAAAAGAATTGGGAGCAGATGCTGCACTTAGCACTTGTCCTTATTATAATAAACCAAGTCAACGTGGACTTTATGAACATTACAAAAAAATTGCAAATGATTCAAAATTTCCTGTAATGCTATACAATGTTCCTGGAAGAACTGGGACAAATATTGAGCCTGAAACAATCGCAAGGTTAGCCGAAATTCCAGAAATTGTAGCTGTAAAAGAAGCGACTGGAAGTCTTGAACAAATGATTAAAATTCAAAATTTGTGTGGCGATAAAATTGAAATTTTATCAGGCGAAGATCATCTAATTTTACCAATGTTATCAATTGGAGCAAAAGGAGTAGTATCTGTTGTTGCAAATATTATGCCGCAAGAAATGAGTGATTTAATCAGTTCATTTTTAAACAAAAATTTTGCAAAGGCTTTTGATCTACACACAAAACTTTACGATGTAAGTAAAAATATGTTTTTGGAAGGAAATCCCGTTACAGTGAAAGCCGCTATGAAAATTTTAAAAATGATAGATAACGACGATGTGAGATTACCACTTGTATCAGCTGAACCAAAAACTTATGAAAAATTAACAAAAGTTTTCGGTCAAAAAGGGATTTTATAA
- the dapF gene encoding diaminopimelate epimerase, which translates to MLKFEKYQGAGNDFVIVNERDLIEKGIPDYNEFAAQICDRHYGIGADGLIILKYVANMPFMFFFNSDGSQAPMCGNGIRCFSQYLINNHLVEGNEFTVKTVPGDLNIRTSYDEENDIFTARVNMGKPVFDVNKLINTEKERFLKEKITIDGKEFEVSYIFTGTDHCVIFVDEFNDEIINTFGKKIENYTELFPKKVNVNFVKVYDKTHIEVITWERGAGRTLACGTGVTAAAVLARIFGYTEYKVNVKVPGGQLVIEYDKEGDCAFMTGPSEKVAEGFYKYKR; encoded by the coding sequence ATGTTAAAATTTGAAAAATATCAAGGAGCTGGGAATGACTTTGTCATTGTAAATGAAAGAGATTTGATAGAAAAAGGAATTCCTGACTACAATGAATTTGCAGCTCAAATTTGTGATAGACATTACGGTATTGGTGCGGATGGACTTATAATTTTAAAATACGTGGCAAATATGCCATTTATGTTCTTTTTTAACTCAGATGGAAGTCAGGCGCCTATGTGTGGAAATGGAATTAGATGTTTTTCTCAATATCTAATTAACAATCATTTAGTTGAAGGAAATGAATTTACAGTAAAAACTGTTCCTGGGGATTTAAACATCAGAACAAGTTATGATGAAGAAAATGATATTTTTACAGCTCGTGTGAATATGGGAAAACCTGTTTTTGATGTAAATAAACTAATTAATACAGAAAAAGAGAGATTTTTAAAAGAAAAAATCACAATTGACGGAAAAGAATTTGAAGTTTCGTATATTTTTACTGGAACTGACCACTGTGTAATTTTTGTTGATGAATTTAACGACGAAATTATTAACACTTTTGGGAAAAAAATTGAAAATTACACTGAATTATTTCCGAAAAAAGTTAATGTGAATTTTGTAAAAGTGTATGACAAAACTCACATCGAAGTTATCACTTGGGAAAGAGGAGCTGGAAGAACTCTTGCCTGTGGAACAGGTGTTACTGCCGCTGCTGTTTTAGCAAGAATTTTTGGCTACACAGAATACAAGGTCAATGTAAAAGTACCTGGCGGACAACTTGTTATAGAATATGATAAAGAAGGCGACTGCGCTTTTATGACAGGACCTAGTGAAAAAGTTGCCGAAGGATTTTATAAATATAAAAGATAA